One Spirosoma agri DNA window includes the following coding sequences:
- a CDS encoding acyl-CoA dehydrogenase, protein MATAALELQGLNFNLSEEHLAVQEAARDFAQNELLPGIVERDNEARFPAQQVKRMGELGFLGMMVSPEYGGGGMDTVAYVLAMEEISKIDASASVIMSVNNSLVCYGLEAFGTEAQKQTYLTRLATGETLGAFCLSEPEAGSDATSQSTTAEDKGDYYLLNGTKNWITNGNSSGICLVIAQTDREKKHRGINCLIVEKGTPGFVVGRKEDKMGIRASDTHSLLFTDAIVPKENRIGEDGFGFKFAMSTLNGGRIGIAAQALGIAAGAYELSLKYAQERKAFGRQIFDHQAIQFKLAEMATKIEAARLLVYKAARLKDEHKDYVQAAAMAKLFASDVAMWATTEAVQIHGGYGYVKEYHVERLMRDAKITQIYEGTSEIQKLVIARELIR, encoded by the coding sequence ATGGCAACGGCAGCGCTGGAGTTACAGGGATTGAATTTTAATTTATCGGAAGAACACCTGGCCGTTCAGGAAGCCGCCCGCGATTTTGCTCAGAATGAACTTTTGCCCGGCATTGTTGAACGTGACAATGAAGCTCGTTTTCCCGCGCAACAGGTCAAGCGCATGGGTGAGCTGGGTTTTTTGGGAATGATGGTTTCACCCGAGTACGGGGGTGGTGGCATGGATACAGTGGCTTATGTGCTGGCGATGGAGGAGATTTCTAAAATTGACGCATCTGCTTCCGTTATCATGTCGGTGAATAATTCACTGGTTTGTTACGGACTGGAAGCCTTCGGCACCGAAGCGCAGAAGCAAACCTACCTGACCCGATTGGCTACGGGCGAAACCCTCGGTGCCTTTTGTCTGTCCGAACCCGAAGCCGGCTCCGACGCGACCTCGCAAAGCACCACTGCCGAAGACAAGGGTGATTATTATTTACTAAACGGCACTAAGAACTGGATTACCAACGGCAACTCGTCCGGTATCTGTCTGGTCATTGCCCAAACCGACCGGGAGAAAAAACATCGGGGAATAAATTGCCTGATCGTTGAAAAGGGAACGCCCGGTTTTGTTGTTGGCAGGAAAGAAGATAAAATGGGAATCCGGGCTTCTGACACACACTCTCTGCTGTTCACGGATGCTATAGTACCCAAGGAAAACCGAATCGGAGAAGATGGTTTTGGTTTCAAATTTGCGATGTCAACGCTGAATGGTGGCCGAATCGGTATTGCGGCTCAGGCGCTGGGTATCGCGGCTGGTGCCTACGAGTTATCGCTGAAGTATGCACAGGAACGCAAAGCCTTTGGCCGACAAATATTTGACCATCAGGCTATTCAATTTAAACTGGCTGAAATGGCGACCAAAATTGAAGCGGCACGGTTACTGGTTTACAAAGCGGCACGGCTAAAAGACGAGCATAAAGATTACGTTCAAGCCGCAGCGATGGCCAAATTATTTGCGTCGGATGTGGCGATGTGGGCAACGACAGAAGCCGTTCAGATACACGGTGGCTACGGTTATGTAAAGGAATACCACGTGGAGCGGTTGATGCGCGACGCGAAAATTACACAGATCTACGAGGGTACATCCGAAATCCAAAAATTGGTAATTGCCCGCGAACTCATCCGATAA
- a CDS encoding AraC family transcriptional regulator produces MEDYNKIIESLGVKFIKARNIRILQPITIKNFYDVENTLLILYNGEVSIGEERVRVDVGDMLFIPGGKHVTVTYGDPTTSKTVSNEEFMTHRETYWEGNHDPKLIGHLPNSFGYVSFEAKVFDSVNFFNSLDVPPFIIKREDHLANTIDQILAEDMTDLAGKGRIVKIKTEEIVIEVVRYILKNRLFVEQLVTNSTYFKDPRLIDIFAYIKENLGGDLSNKVLANVANVSEDYVGQYFKMLTGINPQDYIEYQRMEAAVGLLRTSKKSIRGIGAEVGYKDTAYFCRRFKMMFGIPAGKMRRRESLMNV; encoded by the coding sequence ATGGAAGATTATAATAAAATCATTGAGTCGCTGGGCGTTAAATTTATTAAGGCCCGTAACATTCGGATTTTGCAGCCGATCACCATCAAAAATTTCTATGATGTTGAGAATACGCTGCTGATCTTATATAACGGCGAAGTGTCGATTGGCGAGGAACGCGTTCGGGTTGACGTGGGCGATATGCTTTTCATTCCGGGCGGCAAACACGTCACTGTGACCTACGGAGACCCCACAACCTCTAAAACTGTCTCGAATGAGGAGTTTATGACGCACCGGGAAACGTACTGGGAAGGTAATCACGATCCTAAGCTCATCGGTCATCTGCCAAATTCGTTCGGCTATGTCTCTTTTGAAGCGAAGGTCTTCGATTCGGTGAATTTTTTCAATTCACTCGACGTGCCGCCATTCATCATCAAACGGGAAGATCATCTGGCCAACACGATCGATCAGATTCTGGCGGAAGACATGACGGATCTGGCCGGGAAAGGGCGCATCGTCAAGATCAAAACCGAAGAAATCGTTATTGAAGTTGTCCGGTATATTCTGAAAAATCGGCTGTTCGTCGAGCAGCTGGTTACCAACAGTACATATTTTAAAGATCCTCGCTTAATCGATATATTCGCCTATATCAAGGAAAATCTGGGTGGTGATCTGTCAAACAAAGTTCTGGCCAATGTAGCGAACGTTTCCGAAGATTACGTTGGTCAGTATTTCAAAATGCTGACGGGTATCAATCCACAGGATTATATCGAATACCAACGCATGGAGGCAGCCGTAGGGCTGTTGCGCACGAGCAAGAAGAGTATTCGTGGTATCGGGGCCGAAGTTGGCTACAAAGACACGGCTTATTTCTGCCGCCGGTTTAAAATGATGTTTGGCATTCCGGCCGGCAAAATGCGCCGTCGGGAATCGCTGATGAACGTCTAA
- a CDS encoding MaoC family dehydratase, which translates to MQVFADLTEFAAHAGQPLGETDYLTITQESVNLFAEATGDHQWIHTDPERAARESPYKAPIAHGFLTLSLAPKLLAELYRVDTVKLGVNYGANKIRFANAVPVGSQLRMKAWLHHVEPQNSNESTNGVRAIIECVFEVAGEQKPACVAELVVLLFE; encoded by the coding sequence ATGCAAGTCTTTGCAGACCTAACCGAATTTGCCGCACACGCAGGCCAGCCTCTGGGCGAAACGGACTACCTAACCATCACGCAGGAGTCGGTTAATTTATTTGCCGAAGCGACGGGTGACCACCAGTGGATTCATACCGATCCGGAGCGGGCAGCGCGTGAATCACCCTATAAAGCACCCATTGCGCACGGCTTTCTAACCCTTTCGCTGGCCCCCAAGCTACTGGCTGAACTGTATCGGGTTGACACAGTAAAGCTCGGGGTCAATTACGGAGCCAACAAAATTCGCTTTGCGAATGCCGTGCCCGTTGGCAGTCAGCTACGCATGAAAGCCTGGTTACACCACGTTGAGCCACAAAACAGCAACGAAAGTACGAATGGCGTCAGAGCCATTATTGAATGTGTATTTGAAGTCGCCGGTGAACAGAAACCAGCCTGCGTTGCCGAATTAGTTGTACTTCTGTTCGAATGA
- a CDS encoding alpha/beta fold hydrolase has product MSNRADTEFFEFENNRLAYRRFGNGTITLLAFHGFGQSGQVFSALQKSLGERYTILAIDLFFHGQSSYHTTQLLSKPDWARLIDAFLQLRQVNRFSLVGFSLGGRFALATVESFAIRIDQLVLIAPDGITRNVWYWIATGSSAGRWLFRRLLTHLPLLNAVGHGLTSIGLLNRTVMRFVEISLSTPQQRERVHVSWTQFRLIKPDLDQIRGLLHQYPVRVRFFTGAFDRIVPGRYILPLTKQLHHYELTVFQTGHNHLIELAGEQLD; this is encoded by the coding sequence ATGAGTAACAGGGCCGACACCGAATTTTTCGAGTTTGAGAACAACCGACTGGCCTACCGGCGATTTGGCAACGGAACGATTACGCTACTGGCTTTTCATGGTTTCGGGCAATCGGGTCAAGTATTTTCCGCGCTCCAAAAGTCACTCGGCGAACGATATACCATTTTGGCGATCGATTTGTTTTTTCATGGCCAAAGCAGTTATCATACTACCCAACTGTTGAGCAAGCCCGACTGGGCGCGGTTGATCGATGCTTTTTTACAACTACGTCAGGTCAATCGATTCTCACTGGTGGGTTTTAGCCTGGGCGGTCGATTTGCGCTGGCAACCGTTGAATCGTTTGCCATCCGAATTGATCAACTGGTGCTGATTGCGCCGGATGGCATCACGCGCAACGTATGGTACTGGATAGCAACCGGCTCGTCTGCCGGGCGCTGGCTATTTCGGCGCTTGCTTACCCATTTGCCCTTGCTCAACGCAGTTGGACACGGCCTCACGAGCATCGGGCTGTTAAACCGAACGGTCATGCGCTTCGTCGAGATTTCGTTAAGTACCCCTCAACAGCGTGAACGGGTTCATGTGAGCTGGACACAGTTTCGCCTGATCAAGCCTGATCTCGATCAAATCCGCGGTCTACTGCATCAGTATCCGGTGCGGGTTCGTTTTTTTACGGGCGCTTTCGATCGGATCGTGCCAGGTCGATACATTCTTCCACTGACTAAACAGCTTCATCACTACGAACTAACTGTTTTTCAGACGGGGCATAACCATCTCATTGAACTAGCTGGTGAGCAGTTGGACTAA